The following nucleotide sequence is from Saccharothrix texasensis.
CCACGACGCAGCCGGTCAGCGCCGCCCGGGCGCGCACCGACGACGCCGAGGCGCCGAGCACCACGACGACCGGCGCGCAGCCCGCGTCGCGCAGCACCGCCGCGGCCCGGTCGACCCACAGCACGCCGCCGTGCGCCACCAGCGCCTTGGGCCCGCCGAACCGCCGCCCGGCGCCCGCGGCGAGCAGCAACCCCGCGACCGCCATGCGGTCACACTAGGGCCCGGTGCCCCCTCAGCTCCGCCCGGCCGGCCACCGCCAGCTTGCGGTAGACCCTGGTCAGGTGCTGTTCCACCGTGCTCACGGTGATGTGCAACCGCATCGCGATCGCCCGGTTGCTGTGGCCACACGCGGCGAGGGTCGCGACCCTGCGCTCCGAGTAGGTCAACTCCGTCATACGCGGGAACACGTGCGGCGACCCGGGGGCGGTTCAATCAGGACGAGAGATGCTCCAGCAGGAGCGCCGTCAACGCCTCCGGCGCCTCCTCCGGCACCCAGTGCGACACGTCCTCCAGCATCTCGAACCGGTACGGGCCGGTGACCCAGTCGCCGGTGCTCAACGCCGCCGTCGACCCGAACGCCACGTCCTCCGTGCTCCACACGTACATCGTCGGCACGGACACCTTCCCGGCCTTGCCGCCCGGACGCCCGGCGCGGTACCAGTTCAACGCGGCCGTCAGCGCGCCCGGCTCGGCCAGCCGCCGCACGTACTCGTCCACCCGGCTCGGCGGCACCCGCCACTCGAACATCTGCCGCAGCGCCGCGCCGTCCTCGTCCAGCATCCGCTTCTCGGTGGTGCTGTTGCGCCAGTCGGTCAGGTAGCCGGACCGCAGGTGCTGGTCCTCGTCGGTGCGCAGGGCCTCGGCGAACGCGCCGGGGTGCGGCGTGGACACCACCGCCAGCTTCCGCAGCCGCCCGGGGTGCTCGGCCGCGGTCCACCAGGCCACCGCGCCGCCCCAGTCGTGGCCGACGAGGTCGAACACCGACCACCCGAACGAGTCCGCGACCGCCAGCACGTCGCCGACCAGCGCGTCGACGCCGTACTCGGCCACCCGCTCCGGCCGCACGCCGGGGGAGTAGCCGCGCTGGTCGAACGCCACCGCCCGGAAGCCCTCGCGGCCGAGCACCGCCACCTGGTGCTCCCACTCGACGGCGGCCTCCGGGAAGCCGTGCAGCAGCAGCACCGGCCGGCCGTCCTCGGGGCCCGCCGCGATCGCGTCGAAGTCGCCCTCGTCGGTCCGCACGCTCAGCTGTTCGATCACGGTGATCCTCTGTCCCATCACTCGACCGGTCCACGGGTAGCGGTGCGCATTCTCGCGCGCGGTGACCGGCCGGAGTGGCGGCGGGCCGTCGCGGCGGCGCCGGCTTGCCCGCTCCGGCGGCGGTGCCACCATGGACGGGCGCGGGCCGCGCGTGGCCTGCGCCATCACCCGTCCGGCGGTGCACGGCGTCGTGGGCGCCGCGTGCCGGCAGTCCCAGGAGTGGCCGATGTCGCCGAGAACCACCCGGCGTGCCCCCGACCTGCCCCGGCCGGGCCAAGGCGTCTGGCCCGGCCTGTGGAGCCCGCCGCCGTCCGTCGTGCGGGCCCGGATCGCCGAGTCGCTGTTCCGCCGCGCGGTGCGCGCGGCGCCGGTGCGCGTGGAGCTGCCCGGCGGGCAGGTGCTCGGCGCGGGCGGTCCGGCCGCGCCCGCCATGCGCGTGCACCGGCCCGACGCGTTCTTCCGCCGGCTCGGCGTCGACGCCAAGATCGGGTTCGGCGAGGCGTACATGGTCGGCGACTGGACGTCCGCGGAGCCCGCCGACCTGCTGACCGCGTTCGCGGCCAGGCTCACCACCCTGGTCCCGCCGGCGCTGCAGCCGCTGCGCCGCTGGGTCGAGCGCCGCCACCCCGAGTCCGACCGCAACGACGTGGCCAACTCGAGGCGGAACGCCCACCGGCACTACGACCTGTCCAACGACCTGTTCCGGATCTTCCTCGACGACACGATGACCTACTCGTCGGCCTGGTTCGACGGCTGCGGCGGCACGCTCGCCGACGCGCAGCTGCGCAAGATCGACGGCGTCCTGGACTACGCGGGCGTGCGCCGGGGCAGCCGGGTCCTGGAGATCGGCACGGGCTGGGGCGCGCTGGCGATCCGGGCCGCCCGGCGCGGCGCGACCGTCACGTCCCTGACCCTGTCCGCCGAGCAGCGCGCCCTGGCCGTGCGGCGGGCGCAGGACGCCGGCGTCGGCGACCGCGTCGCCGTCCACCTGCGCGACTACCGGGAGGAACGCGGCCGCTACGACGCCGTGGTGTCGGTCGAGATGGTCGAGGCCGTCGGCGCCGAGTACTGGCCCGCCTACTTCGCCGCGGTCGACCGGGCGCTCCTGCCCGGCGGCCGGTTCGGGCTCCAGTCCATCACCATGCCCCACGACCGGATGCGCGCGAGCGCGGGCAGCTACGGCTGGGTGCACAAGTACGTCTTCCCCGGCGGCCTGATCCCGTCCGTCCGGGCGATCGAGGACACCGTGCGCGCGCACACCGCGATGCGGGTGGTCGACAGCCGCGAGTTCGGCCGCGACTACGCCGAGACGCTGCGCCGCTGGCGGGAGCGGTTCCTGTCCCGGTGGGACGAGGTCGCCGCGCTCGGCTTCGACGACACGTTCCGGCGGATGTGGGAGTTCTACCTGGCCTACTCCGAAGCGGGCTTCCGGGTGGGCCACCTGGGTGTGCGGCAGTTCGCCGCGGTGAAGTAGCCGCCCCCGGCCACTGCGCCGAACGGCCGCATCCGCCGTCACCGTCGGGTGCTGTCCCGACCACGCTCAGTCGGATCGTGGTCGGCTTCGGCCCGTCCCGTATCAGGAGCGCCGCTGCGTGCTCCTCATCAATGAGCCGGGATGGCCGGAGGTTCGACACAAGCGTGAGGAGGTCGCCGGATGGTGCAGCACGCATCCGTGCGAGCCGACGTCGAAGTGGGGGTCGGCGCGGTCCGCTGCGCCGCTGACGTGCCAGGTCGTCCCGAGGTCAGGCTGGTCGTCGGCGAGGGGCCGCGACAGGTGACCGCCCGGTGGCTGGCCGAGGCGGAGCTGTCCGAGCTGGTCGACGAGGCGCTGCTCGGCGAGCCGCGCGCGGTCGGCCAGCTCCTGGCGCGCATCCAGCCGCTGGTGCTGCGCTACTGCCGGGCCAGGGTCGGGTCGAGGGAGCGCACGCTCGTCTCGGCCGAGGACATCGCCCAGGAGGTCTGCCTGGCCGTGGTGTCGGCGCTGGGCAGGTACCACTACGAGCCCGGCTCGTTCCTGGCCTTCGTGTACGGGATCGCCGCGCACAAGGTCGCCGACGCCCGAAGACGCGCGGTGCGCAGCCGGGCCGAAGTCGTGCCCGAACTGCCCGACACGCCGACCCTGGAGGCCGGACCGGAGCAGCGGGCCATGACCGGCGAGCTGATCGGCCACGTCACCCAGCTGCTGCAGAAGCTGCCCGAGCGGCAGCGGGAGATCCTGGTGCTCAGGGTCGCGGTGGGGCTGTCGGCGGAGGAGACGGCGGCGGCCGTCGGCTCGACCGCGGGTGCGGTGCGCGTCGCGCAGCACCGTGCGCTGGCCCGAATGCGCGAGATGTTCGCGGCTGTCGACGGCTGACCCGGACTGGCATCGTTGGGCCATGGCCGCCACGCCTCCGCCCGTGCCACCGCTCGTGCCGCCGTCGGACCGGTCGGCGTCGCCGCCCGCGCCGGGCGCGGGACCCGACCCGGAGTTCGACGTGCTGCTGTCCGGCACGGTGTTCCTGGACATCATCTTCACCGGCCTGCCCCGACCGCCCGCCCCGGGCACCGAGGTGTGGGCCGAGGGGCTCGGCTCGTGCCCCGGCGGGATCGCGAACCTCGCCGTGGCGCTGAGCAGGCTGCAACTGCGGACCGCGCTGTCCGCCGCGTTCGGCGAGGACGTCTACGGCGACTTCTGCTGGGAGGTCCTCTCCGAGCAGGAGGGCGTCGACCTCACCCACTGCCGCCGGTACTACGGCTGGCACTCGCCCGTGACCGTGTCCATGGCGATGGACCGCGACCGGTCGATGGTGACGCACGGCCACCAGCCGCCCGTGTCCGCCGACGAGATCCTGAACCCGCCGCCGCGCACGCGGGCGTGCTTCGTGCACGTGGGCGCCGAGGACGAGCGGTGGGTGGCGCAGGCGAAGGAGCAGGGCGCGCTGCTGTTCGCCGACATCGGGTGGGACCGCACCGAGCTGTGGGCGCCCGGGCTGCTGCGGCGGCTGGAGCAGTACGACGTGTTCCTGCCCAACGACGCCGAGGCCCAGCGGTACACGCGGTGCGACACGCCGGAGCGCGCCGCGATGGCGTTGGCCGAGCACGTGCCCGTAGTGGTGGTGACGCGCGGCGGCGGCGGCGCGGTGGCGGTCGACTCGGCCACCGGCGAGGTGGTGGACGTGCCGGGGCTGAACGTCGCGCCGCTGGACTCGACCGGCGCCGGGGACGTGTTCGGCGCCGGGTTCGTGCTCGGGACGCTGTCCGGCTGGCCGCTGGCGCACCGCGTGCGGTTCGCGAACCTGTGCGCCGCGCTCTCCGTGCAGCACTTCGGCGGCTCGCTGTCCGCGCCGGGGTGGGTGGACATCGCCACGTGGTGGCGGACGGTGTCGCGGCGGCCGGACGAGGAGCTGAAGGGCTACGGGTTCCTGGAGGACGTGGTGCCGGACCACACCGGCGTCGAGGTCCGGCGGGCCAGCGCGACGATCCGGCTGCGCGCGTCGAGCTGACCGCCGCCGGGACCACCTGATCGTGACCTTGCCGGCGGCCCCCGCCCCTTCGATCATGGACGGGTCGCGACACCGATCGGACCCCGGGCCGAGGGGCCGGGCGTGCCGCCGGGCGGGCGTGAGGCTGATCACCTTCCCGTGCCTGGCGGGCTCCCCCGTCCGGCCCAGTGGGGTTTGACCACGGCCTCCGGCGGGCAGGAGTAACTTCGACGAGCGTCGTCGAAGATCGCGCCGAAACTTCTGCTCCCGGCGGAGCAACCCGCGGTGCTCTTCGTGCGACTTAGTCAGTGGGGGTTCCCGCGGGGTTGTGGAAGGGGTTGCTGGTTCAGTGTTCGCCGCGCGCGCGACAGGTCTGGTCAAGTTGGTGGGGTTGTGCCTGATGGCGGGCGTGCTCGTCGCGGCGGTGCTGTTCCCGGTGGTGGGCGGCCTCGGCCTGGCGTCCAACCGGGCCGCGGACACGGTGGA
It contains:
- a CDS encoding carbohydrate kinase family protein, with the translated sequence MAATPPPVPPLVPPSDRSASPPAPGAGPDPEFDVLLSGTVFLDIIFTGLPRPPAPGTEVWAEGLGSCPGGIANLAVALSRLQLRTALSAAFGEDVYGDFCWEVLSEQEGVDLTHCRRYYGWHSPVTVSMAMDRDRSMVTHGHQPPVSADEILNPPPRTRACFVHVGAEDERWVAQAKEQGALLFADIGWDRTELWAPGLLRRLEQYDVFLPNDAEAQRYTRCDTPERAAMALAEHVPVVVVTRGGGGAVAVDSATGEVVDVPGLNVAPLDSTGAGDVFGAGFVLGTLSGWPLAHRVRFANLCAALSVQHFGGSLSAPGWVDIATWWRTVSRRPDEELKGYGFLEDVVPDHTGVEVRRASATIRLRASS
- a CDS encoding helix-turn-helix domain-containing protein, whose translation is MTELTYSERRVATLAACGHSNRAIAMRLHITVSTVEQHLTRVYRKLAVAGRAELRGHRALV
- a CDS encoding SAM-dependent methyltransferase; amino-acid sequence: MSPRTTRRAPDLPRPGQGVWPGLWSPPPSVVRARIAESLFRRAVRAAPVRVELPGGQVLGAGGPAAPAMRVHRPDAFFRRLGVDAKIGFGEAYMVGDWTSAEPADLLTAFAARLTTLVPPALQPLRRWVERRHPESDRNDVANSRRNAHRHYDLSNDLFRIFLDDTMTYSSAWFDGCGGTLADAQLRKIDGVLDYAGVRRGSRVLEIGTGWGALAIRAARRGATVTSLTLSAEQRALAVRRAQDAGVGDRVAVHLRDYREERGRYDAVVSVEMVEAVGAEYWPAYFAAVDRALLPGGRFGLQSITMPHDRMRASAGSYGWVHKYVFPGGLIPSVRAIEDTVRAHTAMRVVDSREFGRDYAETLRRWRERFLSRWDEVAALGFDDTFRRMWEFYLAYSEAGFRVGHLGVRQFAAVK
- the shbA gene encoding RNA polymerase sigma factor ShbA — protein: MVQHASVRADVEVGVGAVRCAADVPGRPEVRLVVGEGPRQVTARWLAEAELSELVDEALLGEPRAVGQLLARIQPLVLRYCRARVGSRERTLVSAEDIAQEVCLAVVSALGRYHYEPGSFLAFVYGIAAHKVADARRRAVRSRAEVVPELPDTPTLEAGPEQRAMTGELIGHVTQLLQKLPERQREILVLRVAVGLSAEETAAAVGSTAGAVRVAQHRALARMREMFAAVDG
- a CDS encoding alpha/beta fold hydrolase, with product MIEQLSVRTDEGDFDAIAAGPEDGRPVLLLHGFPEAAVEWEHQVAVLGREGFRAVAFDQRGYSPGVRPERVAEYGVDALVGDVLAVADSFGWSVFDLVGHDWGGAVAWWTAAEHPGRLRKLAVVSTPHPGAFAEALRTDEDQHLRSGYLTDWRNSTTEKRMLDEDGAALRQMFEWRVPPSRVDEYVRRLAEPGALTAALNWYRAGRPGGKAGKVSVPTMYVWSTEDVAFGSTAALSTGDWVTGPYRFEMLEDVSHWVPEEAPEALTALLLEHLSS